One window from the genome of Streptococcus salivarius encodes:
- a CDS encoding heavy metal translocating P-type ATPase, whose product MVEKQKAVVENGVQKIRITAEKGYSPKEFQLQKGIPAEITFHRVNPSGCYKEILFEDQGILEPLEVGVDKVISFTPTETGDFEFSCGMKMQKGSYSVVEKRRRVLSLRGRFWITSIFTLPLLILMIGMWAGFVSHSVSRWGTFLATTPIMLVAGVPFIKSAWASFKKHHSNMDTLVALGTLVAYVYSVFALFTGQPVYFEAAGFIIFFILLGQIFEERMRNNASEAVEKLLDLQAKTAQVLRDGNYVEVAAEDIQINDLIRVRPGEKIAVDGTIVEGSTTIDESMVTGESLPVEKSVGDAVIGSTINSNGTILFKAEKVGSETLLSQIVDFVKMAQSSRAPIQDLTDKISGIFVPVVTILAIATFWVWSVLLGASLQEAMLYAVSVLIIACPCALGLATPTALMVGTGRSAKMGVLIKNGTVLQEVQKIQTVVFDKTGTITIGQPLVTDVVGDEARVLTLAASLETFSEHPLAQAVLSQAEEKGLVLSPVENFQAIEGKGVQGQIDQQLVTLGNGKLHDGTAMDPELEKRMVELQEQAKTVISLSVDGQVIGLIAIQDAPKASSKEAIKKLKERGLKTVMLTGDNERVAQAIAKQVGIDTVIADVLPQEKASAIQKLQEASKVAFVGDGINDAPALSIADVGIAMGSGTDIAIESGGIVLTQNDLLGVVRAFDMSQKTFRRILLNLFWASIYNILGIPIAAGVFVGLGLTLNPELAGLAMALSSVSVLTSSLLLNVAKID is encoded by the coding sequence ATGGTAGAAAAACAAAAAGCAGTTGTGGAAAACGGAGTGCAAAAGATCCGTATTACAGCAGAAAAAGGCTATAGTCCAAAGGAATTTCAACTTCAAAAAGGGATCCCTGCTGAAATCACCTTCCATCGGGTCAATCCTTCCGGTTGTTACAAGGAAATTTTATTTGAAGATCAGGGGATTTTAGAGCCTTTGGAAGTCGGTGTGGATAAGGTGATATCCTTTACCCCGACAGAAACAGGGGACTTCGAGTTTTCATGTGGAATGAAGATGCAAAAGGGTTCCTACTCGGTTGTGGAAAAACGCCGTCGTGTCTTAAGTTTACGGGGTCGCTTTTGGATTACTAGTATCTTTACCCTTCCTTTATTGATCTTGATGATCGGGATGTGGGCAGGATTTGTATCCCATTCAGTCAGTCGCTGGGGGACTTTTCTAGCGACAACGCCGATCATGTTGGTAGCAGGAGTACCTTTTATCAAGAGTGCCTGGGCCTCATTTAAGAAGCACCATTCCAATATGGATACCTTGGTAGCTCTTGGAACCCTGGTAGCCTATGTCTATAGTGTATTTGCCCTTTTTACTGGTCAGCCAGTATACTTTGAGGCTGCGGGTTTTATCATCTTCTTTATCCTTTTAGGGCAAATCTTTGAAGAACGGATGCGTAACAATGCCTCTGAGGCTGTGGAAAAGTTGTTGGATTTGCAGGCAAAAACGGCTCAAGTTCTCCGTGATGGGAACTATGTCGAGGTGGCGGCAGAAGATATCCAAATTAATGACTTGATTCGGGTCCGTCCTGGGGAAAAGATTGCGGTTGATGGGACGATTGTAGAAGGAAGTACGACCATTGATGAGTCGATGGTGACAGGTGAAAGCTTGCCTGTGGAAAAATCAGTTGGTGATGCAGTTATCGGCTCCACTATCAACAGCAATGGGACCATTCTCTTTAAGGCTGAAAAAGTCGGTAGTGAGACCCTCTTATCTCAAATTGTGGACTTTGTCAAAATGGCCCAATCCAGTCGTGCTCCTATTCAAGATTTGACGGATAAGATTTCAGGTATCTTTGTTCCAGTGGTGACGATTTTGGCCATTGCGACTTTCTGGGTTTGGTCCGTGCTTCTGGGCGCGTCGCTTCAAGAGGCCATGCTCTATGCAGTCTCTGTCCTCATTATTGCCTGTCCTTGTGCCCTTGGTTTAGCAACCCCAACAGCCCTGATGGTCGGAACCGGCCGTAGTGCCAAGATGGGGGTTCTGATTAAAAATGGAACAGTTCTTCAAGAAGTGCAAAAGATTCAAACCGTTGTGTTTGATAAGACAGGGACTATTACCATTGGCCAACCACTTGTAACCGATGTTGTAGGAGATGAAGCGCGTGTCTTGACACTGGCTGCTAGTCTTGAAACTTTTTCAGAACATCCACTAGCCCAAGCGGTGTTATCCCAAGCAGAAGAAAAAGGTTTGGTGTTATCCCCTGTGGAAAACTTCCAAGCGATTGAAGGAAAAGGGGTCCAAGGTCAGATCGACCAGCAGTTGGTGACCTTGGGAAATGGCAAACTTCATGACGGGACAGCGATGGATCCGGAGCTTGAAAAACGGATGGTAGAGTTGCAAGAGCAGGCCAAAACAGTGATCAGTTTGTCTGTGGATGGGCAAGTGATTGGCTTGATTGCCATTCAAGATGCTCCGAAGGCCAGCTCAAAAGAAGCGATCAAAAAGCTCAAAGAACGGGGCTTGAAAACGGTCATGTTAACGGGGGATAATGAACGGGTGGCCCAAGCTATTGCTAAGCAAGTGGGAATTGACACCGTCATTGCTGATGTCCTTCCTCAAGAAAAAGCTAGCGCCATCCAAAAACTGCAAGAAGCTAGCAAGGTCGCGTTTGTTGGAGATGGGATCAATGATGCTCCAGCTCTCTCGATCGCGGATGTGGGGATCGCTATGGGATCTGGAACGGATATTGCGATCGAGTCCGGTGGCATCGTGCTCACGCAAAATGATTTGCTTGGCGTTGTGCGCGCCTTTGACATGAGTCAAAAGACCTTCCGCAGGATCTTACTCAATCTCTTCTGGGCCTCTATCTACAATATCCTTGGGATTCCAATTGCTGCTGGAGTCTTTGTAGGACTGGGATTGACCCTCAATCCAGAACTAGCAGGTCTTGCTATGGCCCTTAGTTCTGTGTCTGTTTTGACTAGCTCGCTGCTTCTCAATGTTGCGAAAATTGATTAG
- a CDS encoding cupredoxin domain-containing protein, whose protein sequence is MFGLLISIVCLLLVAFIAWWFFAEHEKVSGHARQKSGYQEIEVEVMGGYSPETIVLKKNVPARIIFNRKDPSSCLAQVIFPDFGVHEDLPLGEKHVIEITPEKAGEYGYSCGMNMMHGHMIVE, encoded by the coding sequence ATGTTTGGATTGTTAATTAGTATTGTTTGTTTACTTTTGGTTGCTTTTATTGCTTGGTGGTTCTTTGCAGAGCATGAAAAGGTAAGCGGCCACGCTCGTCAGAAATCAGGTTATCAAGAAATTGAAGTCGAAGTCATGGGGGGCTATTCGCCTGAAACCATTGTCCTGAAAAAGAATGTTCCAGCACGGATCATCTTTAATCGCAAGGATCCATCTTCATGTCTGGCTCAAGTGATCTTTCCAGATTTTGGCGTTCATGAAGATTTGCCTTTAGGTGAAAAACATGTCATTGAAATTACGCCAGAAAAAGCGGGCGAATATGGGTATTCATGTGGAATGAACATGATGCATGGTCACATGATTGTGGAATAA
- a CDS encoding CopY/TcrY family copper transport repressor — MQISNAEWRIMKIIWMEGKQTSTDLIAVLSERFDWSKSTIKTLLLRLVEKGCLTREKTGKAFVYSALLTQDQSLDLVVEEVKDKVCSKRIVQVLENLVQASDFTLADLNQLQQVLEEKKAEAVETVRCNCMS; from the coding sequence ATGCAGATTTCCAATGCGGAATGGCGCATCATGAAGATTATCTGGATGGAAGGCAAGCAGACCAGCACGGATTTGATTGCCGTCTTGTCCGAGCGCTTTGACTGGTCGAAGTCGACCATCAAGACCCTCTTGCTCCGCTTGGTGGAAAAGGGGTGCTTGACTAGAGAAAAAACAGGCAAAGCCTTTGTTTACTCGGCATTGTTGACGCAGGACCAGAGTTTAGACTTGGTGGTTGAGGAGGTGAAAGACAAGGTTTGCTCAAAAAGAATTGTTCAGGTTCTTGAAAACTTGGTTCAGGCGAGTGACTTTACGCTTGCAGATCTTAATCAGCTACAGCAGGTCCTCGAAGAAAAGAAAGCAGAGGCTGTCGAAACAGTCCGCTGCAATTGTATGTCATAG
- a CDS encoding DEAD/DEAH box helicase family protein, which translates to MLDQLSFKGQWRQYQQRVLDKSESFMDDGKIHLVAAPGSGKTTLGIEFIRRFGNPTLILVPTVTIRQQWVDRIKQAFLSDANQAEQLISQDLKRPKMITVATYQALHSAMNQVVGDGLIEDTDDTAQQEHFNFQDFDIRKTFEDKDLGTLCLDECHHLRNEWWKSLEIFRKSFPKIKMISLTATPPYEGEPALWERYISMCGEIDEEITVPELVKEGTLCPHQDYVYFAFPTKEERAQLDQFDKQKLNFLSKLSRDINFSNTIQSSPALSGQIGYDDLLANPKYLSATLIFLRSKELPFPQRFQELLSAKTLPTFTLEWFETLLNGVIFQVPNWYGFTEEAFNQLKSDLKANGLIERNQVKLIRNKKQDVLLNQSLGKLNAIRDIFKAEYQSLGNNLRQLVLTDFIRKDFQIHLGDNSAQFTQLGVLSYFESIRREMIEQSWTVPVAVLTGSIVIIPTSAKEHLERLIPNSRLSYDVIGQLSQEDYLKVSVSGSHHDLVTTLTQLFQEGHIQVIIGTKSLLGEGWDAPCVNSLILASFVGSFMLSNQMRGRAIRVCPDNPNKTSNIWHLVSINLSPRRWFDFQDEKEKYDETLELQLYVLSPDLDLLDRRMTQFLGLHYQEPTIESGIDRLDLNQITFSRKGLEKLNQNAITLSQKRQELKDRWQQALPLYEEMEVVNQVEVDKQFLPLVYLNDWMKAFLISQALAATFFIIDLGRYLIVGKPFDQSLPIFLLALLVLAIFWGRYFIYKSPYKRLEIFGKAIHQALLDSGQIETKESAPRVVKDSKQAIYNAIYLKGASMREKEIFAQTMTEFFAPIENQRYILKACHKVKDQTEFFAVPSMFEKRKADAESFLRHIQKSLGKYDLIYTRSVQGRPILLEARIKALGNKQERTVTHKKVMSTLE; encoded by the coding sequence ATGTTAGATCAGCTTTCATTTAAAGGACAATGGCGACAGTATCAACAACGTGTTCTTGATAAATCAGAAAGTTTTATGGATGATGGAAAGATTCACTTGGTCGCTGCTCCTGGCTCTGGAAAAACGACCTTAGGAATTGAATTCATACGGCGTTTTGGTAATCCAACTTTAATTCTAGTTCCGACAGTTACTATCCGCCAACAATGGGTGGACCGGATCAAACAAGCTTTTTTAAGTGATGCTAACCAAGCAGAACAACTCATTTCACAAGACTTAAAGAGGCCTAAAATGATTACGGTTGCGACTTATCAGGCATTACATAGTGCCATGAACCAAGTTGTTGGTGATGGTCTTATCGAAGACACAGATGATACAGCTCAACAAGAGCATTTTAATTTTCAAGATTTTGATATCCGAAAAACATTTGAGGATAAAGATTTAGGGACTCTTTGTTTGGATGAGTGCCATCATTTAAGAAATGAATGGTGGAAGAGTTTAGAGATTTTTCGTAAATCCTTTCCTAAAATTAAGATGATTTCCTTGACAGCGACCCCTCCATACGAAGGAGAACCTGCTCTTTGGGAGCGTTACATCAGCATGTGTGGTGAGATTGATGAAGAAATTACAGTGCCTGAACTGGTTAAGGAAGGGACGCTCTGTCCTCACCAGGACTATGTCTACTTCGCCTTTCCAACAAAGGAAGAACGTGCACAATTGGACCAGTTTGATAAGCAGAAACTTAACTTTCTATCTAAATTGTCTAGAGATATAAACTTTTCGAACACTATTCAGTCTAGTCCAGCACTAAGTGGCCAAATTGGCTATGATGACCTATTGGCTAATCCTAAATACCTTTCCGCTACCCTGATTTTCTTACGGTCTAAAGAATTGCCTTTTCCTCAACGTTTTCAAGAACTTCTCTCTGCAAAAACCTTGCCAACTTTTACTCTTGAGTGGTTTGAAACCTTGCTTAATGGCGTGATTTTCCAAGTCCCAAATTGGTATGGATTTACCGAGGAAGCCTTTAATCAGCTAAAGAGTGATTTGAAAGCAAATGGTCTTATCGAGAGAAATCAAGTTAAACTTATCCGGAATAAGAAGCAAGATGTCCTGCTTAATCAATCATTGGGAAAACTCAATGCTATTAGAGATATTTTTAAGGCAGAATACCAGTCTCTAGGAAATAATCTCCGTCAACTTGTTTTGACAGACTTTATACGTAAGGATTTTCAAATTCATCTAGGCGATAACAGTGCACAATTTACCCAACTAGGTGTGTTATCTTACTTTGAATCTATTCGTAGAGAAATGATTGAACAGTCTTGGACGGTGCCTGTGGCTGTATTGACAGGAAGTATAGTGATTATTCCAACTTCAGCTAAAGAACATCTAGAGCGACTCATTCCTAATTCTCGTTTATCCTATGATGTTATTGGACAGTTGAGCCAAGAAGACTATCTTAAGGTGAGTGTTTCTGGTTCTCACCATGATCTAGTGACTACCCTTACCCAACTTTTCCAAGAAGGACATATTCAGGTGATTATTGGGACCAAGTCTTTATTGGGCGAAGGTTGGGATGCCCCTTGTGTTAACTCCCTTATTTTAGCTAGTTTTGTTGGAAGCTTCATGCTAAGTAATCAGATGCGAGGCCGTGCCATCCGTGTCTGCCCAGACAATCCTAATAAAACGAGTAATATCTGGCATTTGGTTTCTATTAATTTATCACCTAGGAGATGGTTTGATTTTCAAGATGAGAAAGAAAAATACGATGAGACATTAGAGCTACAGTTGTATGTACTTAGTCCTGACTTAGATTTGTTAGATCGGCGTATGACACAGTTTCTGGGCCTCCATTATCAAGAGCCTACTATCGAATCTGGTATTGATCGCCTTGACCTCAATCAAATAACTTTTAGCCGAAAGGGTCTAGAAAAACTTAATCAAAATGCCATTACACTATCTCAAAAACGTCAGGAGCTTAAAGACCGTTGGCAACAAGCCCTCCCGCTATACGAAGAAATGGAAGTGGTCAACCAAGTTGAGGTCGACAAACAATTTCTACCGTTGGTATACCTTAATGATTGGATGAAGGCCTTTCTTATTTCCCAAGCCCTTGCTGCCACTTTTTTTATTATTGATTTGGGAAGATATTTGATTGTTGGGAAGCCGTTTGATCAAAGCCTACCAATATTCTTACTTGCGCTACTTGTACTGGCTATCTTTTGGGGAAGATATTTTATCTATAAGAGCCCCTATAAACGTTTGGAAATTTTTGGCAAAGCTATCCATCAAGCCCTGCTGGATTCAGGTCAGATTGAGACTAAAGAATCTGCTCCTAGAGTGGTAAAAGACAGTAAACAAGCGATTTATAACGCCATCTATCTCAAGGGTGCTAGCATGAGGGAAAAAGAAATCTTTGCTCAGACTATGACTGAATTTTTCGCTCCTATCGAAAATCAGCGCTATATCTTAAAGGCTTGTCACAAAGTGAAGGACCAAACCGAATTTTTTGCCGTTCCAAGTATGTTTGAAAAGCGAAAGGCAGATGCAGAGTCTTTCCTCCGACATATACAAAAAAGCCTAGGAAAATATGATCTTATTTATACGCGAAGTGTTCAAGGTCGTCCTATTCTCCTAGAAGCCCGCATCAAGGCACTTGGAAATAAGCAAGAACGAACAGTTACACATAAAAAAGTCATGTCAACTTTAGAATGA
- a CDS encoding nucleoside phosphorylase — MIHKHEIPILEFDDNPQAVIMPTHEDLDLNLPAKCIYAFLEEEIERYANAVGAEKVGEFVSATKTYPIFVMTYNGEEICLAQAPVGSAAAAQFLDWLIGYGVKQIISTGTCGVLVNMKENVFLIPTRALRDEGASYHYVAPSRYIDMNKQALEAIEKTLKQKKIPYEEVMTWSTDGFYRETPDKVSYRIEEGCSVVEMECSALAAVAQLRGAIWGLLLFTADSLADIDNYDQRDWGSEAFDKALELCLDIIVQM, encoded by the coding sequence ATGATACACAAACATGAAATCCCAATTTTAGAGTTTGATGACAATCCTCAGGCTGTGATTATGCCAACCCATGAGGATTTAGACTTGAACTTACCGGCTAAGTGTATTTACGCCTTTTTAGAAGAAGAAATCGAACGCTATGCGAATGCTGTTGGTGCTGAAAAAGTTGGAGAGTTTGTCTCTGCGACCAAAACTTATCCTATATTTGTTATGACTTACAATGGGGAGGAGATTTGCTTGGCTCAAGCTCCAGTTGGTTCAGCTGCAGCTGCACAATTTCTGGATTGGTTGATTGGTTATGGCGTAAAGCAAATCATTTCAACTGGAACTTGTGGCGTTTTGGTAAACATGAAGGAAAATGTTTTTTTGATTCCTACTAGAGCGTTGAGGGATGAAGGAGCGAGTTACCACTATGTAGCTCCATCCCGCTATATAGACATGAATAAACAAGCTCTGGAAGCTATTGAGAAAACTTTAAAACAAAAGAAAATCCCCTATGAAGAGGTCATGACCTGGTCGACAGATGGTTTTTATAGAGAAACACCAGATAAGGTTTCCTATCGCATTGAAGAGGGATGTAGTGTTGTAGAGATGGAATGTTCTGCACTTGCAGCAGTTGCTCAACTTCGAGGAGCTATTTGGGGATTACTACTCTTTACGGCAGATTCCCTTGCAGATATTGACAATTACGATCAAAGAGATTGGGGCTCAGAGGCTTTTGATAAGGCTTTGGAGCTTTGTCTGGATATCATTGTTCAGATGTAA
- a CDS encoding LPXTG cell wall anchor domain-containing protein → MVKGTNGLYLDIDKYFADLLNKQFSNYVIETVQEGRVYRIQTDTYEVIATTHLVTKATNQTEMAQPATPTVPGNVYYVEGTVYEAPTLLQPTHKELPETGSSQSAALVSLGLISAALGLGMAVKPKRN, encoded by the coding sequence TTGGTAAAAGGAACGAATGGTCTCTACCTCGATATCGATAAATATTTCGCTGATCTTTTGAACAAGCAATTCTCAAACTACGTTATTGAAACTGTTCAAGAAGGACGTGTTTATCGTATTCAAACGGATACTTACGAAGTGATTGCTACGACTCACTTGGTTACTAAAGCAACTAACCAGACTGAAATGGCGCAACCAGCAACTCCAACTGTACCAGGAAATGTATACTACGTTGAGGGTACGGTCTACGAGGCACCAACGCTATTACAACCAACACATAAAGAGCTTCCAGAAACAGGTTCTAGCCAATCTGCTGCTCTAGTTTCACTTGGTCTTATCAGTGCGGCACTCGGCTTAGGCATGGCAGTCAAACCAAAACGTAACTAA
- a CDS encoding HAD hydrolase-like protein — protein MTLTHIFFDLDGTLVDSSEGIHNGFVQTFERLGLPVPSDQKIRTFMGPPLEVTFKEEVSEEGAAKAVKIYRDYYETKGQLEAHLYDGIKEVLEQLSKDPNKKIFITTSKNEPIALEMCQHLGITEYFEGIYGSTPAAFHKADVLQRAITENQAPKDQSVIVGDTKFDLIGGKTVGIKTIAVTWGFGANETLLAENPDFVTETTQELWDILK, from the coding sequence ATGACACTCACACATATTTTTTTCGACCTAGATGGTACCCTCGTTGATAGTTCTGAGGGTATTCACAATGGTTTTGTTCAAACTTTTGAAAGACTGGGCCTTCCTGTTCCTAGTGATCAGAAAATTCGTACCTTTATGGGACCACCTCTCGAGGTAACCTTTAAAGAAGAGGTTAGTGAAGAAGGTGCTGCCAAAGCTGTCAAGATTTATCGTGACTATTATGAGACCAAAGGACAATTGGAAGCTCACCTCTATGATGGTATTAAGGAAGTTCTTGAACAACTTAGTAAAGACCCTAACAAGAAAATCTTTATCACAACTTCAAAAAATGAACCCATTGCCCTAGAAATGTGCCAACACCTTGGTATTACTGAATATTTTGAAGGTATTTATGGATCTACCCCTGCTGCTTTTCATAAGGCTGATGTCTTGCAGCGTGCCATTACTGAAAATCAAGCCCCTAAAGACCAGTCCGTCATTGTTGGTGATACCAAGTTTGATTTGATTGGTGGAAAAACAGTTGGCATCAAAACAATAGCGGTGACCTGGGGATTCGGGGCTAACGAAACCCTATTAGCAGAAAATCCAGATTTTGTAACTGAGACTACCCAAGAACTCTGGGATATTTTGAAATAA